A genomic stretch from Barnesiella intestinihominis YIT 11860 includes:
- a CDS encoding WecB/TagA/CpsF family glycosyltransferase, which produces MNKVSLNGVEIYPFDSEQSLLSFVNDNKGILVAINAEKILHATDQTRGIINRNIGYCDGAGAQMALKQKGFENACKIPGCELWLKIVAQFYREKTFYLIGGKPQIIEETVSKLRKEYAGIHIIGYRDGYIKANEERERLIKDITEKRPDVVFVAMGSPKQELLMEEIQHRHKAIFQGLGGSFDVYTGHVERAPKWWVNHNLEFAYRLLKEPKRIKRQIHLIKYAWWLITKKL; this is translated from the coding sequence ATGAATAAAGTTTCTTTAAACGGAGTCGAAATATATCCGTTCGATTCCGAACAGTCTTTGTTGTCTTTTGTAAACGATAATAAGGGCATATTAGTAGCCATAAATGCTGAGAAAATTTTACATGCTACAGATCAGACACGAGGAATTATCAATCGGAACATAGGGTATTGCGATGGAGCCGGCGCACAAATGGCTCTCAAACAAAAAGGTTTTGAAAATGCGTGTAAAATTCCCGGTTGTGAGTTGTGGCTCAAAATTGTAGCTCAATTTTATAGAGAAAAGACTTTTTATTTGATAGGTGGTAAACCTCAAATCATAGAAGAAACTGTGTCTAAACTGCGTAAAGAATATGCAGGGATTCACATTATCGGTTATCGGGATGGATATATCAAGGCAAACGAGGAACGGGAAAGACTTATAAAAGACATAACCGAAAAAAGACCTGATGTGGTATTTGTGGCTATGGGGTCTCCTAAACAGGAATTACTGATGGAAGAAATACAGCATAGACACAAAGCCATCTTTCAAGGATTAGGCGGCAGCTTCGATGTATATACTGGCCATGTGGAAAGGGCTCCTAAATGGTGGGTGAACCACAATCTTGAATTTGCCTATCGGTTGCTCAAAGAACCGAAAAGAATAAAACGGCAAATTCACTTGATAAAGTATGCCTGGTGGCTGATAACTAAAAAATTATAG
- a CDS encoding glycoside hydrolase family 88 protein produces the protein MNDIADAFYKLKIYCETEHFKGWDPYDGLNSKIFQAIPLLKKSVLCRLMVIQGFKRCPFNMRRMAFVPKEYNAKGIGLFLSGYCNLYKVVENHPQLSEKMGTLEMIKARIEELAELLISLQSKGYSGACWGYNFDWQARRLFLFPKFTPTVVATNFCATALMQAYEITRNKHYLEIALSAADFVIKDLHRTPYNGGFLFSYSPLEGNDTVFNASLLGSRLLSYCFYYTQQEEYKRLAELSIKACCSGQREDGAWVYGMLPVQNWVDSFHTGYNLDALIAYQELTEDHAFNGYIEKGFDYYVNHFFEADGTPKYYDNRMYPIDIHCPGQLLITLTRLHKMKKYEELAKKVLQWTIRNMQDKKGYFYYQLKPGISSKISYMRWSNAFMFNAMSHYLLAI, from the coding sequence ATGAATGATATTGCAGATGCTTTTTATAAGCTAAAAATTTATTGTGAGACTGAACATTTCAAGGGTTGGGATCCGTATGATGGTCTCAACTCTAAAATTTTTCAGGCAATTCCGCTGCTGAAAAAGTCTGTATTGTGCAGATTGATGGTCATACAAGGTTTCAAGCGTTGCCCTTTCAATATGAGACGGATGGCTTTCGTTCCGAAAGAGTATAACGCAAAAGGTATCGGGCTGTTCTTGTCCGGATATTGCAATCTGTATAAAGTTGTGGAAAATCATCCGCAATTATCCGAAAAAATGGGAACGTTGGAGATGATAAAGGCTCGGATTGAAGAATTGGCAGAGTTGCTTATATCCTTACAATCTAAAGGCTACAGCGGTGCTTGCTGGGGGTATAACTTCGATTGGCAGGCACGCCGTCTGTTTCTTTTTCCCAAATTCACGCCCACAGTAGTTGCTACAAATTTCTGTGCCACGGCACTGATGCAGGCATATGAAATAACTAGGAACAAACACTATTTGGAGATTGCATTAAGTGCAGCGGATTTTGTAATAAAAGATTTGCATCGCACGCCGTATAATGGTGGCTTTCTCTTTTCTTATAGTCCGTTAGAGGGTAATGACACTGTGTTCAATGCTTCGCTGCTCGGTTCTCGATTGTTGAGTTATTGTTTTTATTATACACAACAGGAGGAATACAAAAGACTAGCGGAGCTATCCATTAAAGCCTGTTGTTCCGGGCAACGGGAAGACGGGGCTTGGGTATATGGAATGCTCCCCGTACAGAATTGGGTAGACAGCTTTCATACAGGATATAATTTAGATGCGCTGATCGCTTATCAAGAGTTGACAGAGGATCATGCTTTCAATGGTTACATCGAAAAAGGTTTCGACTACTATGTCAATCATTTTTTCGAAGCGGACGGAACTCCTAAATATTATGATAACCGAATGTATCCTATTGACATCCATTGTCCAGGGCAGCTATTGATAACATTGACCCGCCTACATAAGATGAAAAAATATGAGGAACTTGCCAAAAAAGTATTGCAATGGACAATCCGAAATATGCAAGATAAAAAGGGGTATTTCTACTACCAATTAAAACCTGGCATCAGTTCTAAAATCTCGTATATGCGATGGAGTAATGCATTTATGTTTAATGCAATGTCGCATTATTTACTCGCAATATAA
- a CDS encoding serine O-acetyltransferase, producing MDIISFYRVERWLFERHIPVLPKIVQLLIFLIFNSKITADSKIGKGSYCVCKGISTVLIPGTEIGENCVLGLRFSTVRQFPYKEVPCLKNNVWVGPNVIIAGPVVIEDDVVIAGNSFVNRSVPKGAIVAGCPAKIIGWRKNLDYAIETNPKYKDGRMPFLTK from the coding sequence ATGGACATTATATCATTCTATAGGGTAGAACGTTGGCTATTTGAACGCCATATTCCGGTTTTGCCCAAAATCGTACAACTATTGATTTTTCTCATTTTCAATTCAAAAATAACCGCTGATTCAAAAATAGGAAAAGGGTCATACTGTGTGTGCAAAGGGATTAGCACTGTCTTAATACCGGGAACAGAAATCGGAGAAAATTGCGTATTAGGATTGCGATTTTCTACTGTACGGCAGTTTCCATATAAAGAAGTTCCTTGTCTAAAGAATAATGTTTGGGTGGGACCTAATGTTATTATTGCTGGCCCTGTTGTAATAGAAGATGATGTGGTAATCGCTGGAAATTCATTTGTCAACCGAAGTGTTCCCAAAGGTGCTATTGTAGCAGGATGTCCGGCAAAGATTATTGGCTGGAGAAAGAATCTTGATTATGCGATTGAGACAAACCCAAAGTATAAAGATGGCCGTATGCCATTCTTGACAAAATGA
- a CDS encoding acyltransferase → MNILRIKKLIFLHLQHLPMKSRAWRPLVCKWGGVQIISPKRTFIGEGVIFDTNYPQDIFIEEGVRLTSGVKIVTHFMNPNTGSYDRGKVHICKGAYLGMNTLVVKPVTIGERAIIGAGSVVTKDIPANEVWAGNPAKFIRKR, encoded by the coding sequence ATGAATATTCTGAGAATCAAGAAGCTAATATTTTTACACCTCCAACATCTACCCATGAAATCAAGGGCATGGAGACCATTAGTTTGCAAATGGGGTGGAGTGCAGATAATCAGCCCCAAAAGAACGTTTATCGGTGAGGGCGTCATATTTGACACAAATTATCCACAAGATATTTTTATCGAAGAAGGTGTTCGTTTGACATCGGGGGTGAAAATAGTAACACATTTCATGAATCCTAATACTGGAAGTTACGACAGGGGGAAGGTTCATATCTGCAAAGGCGCCTATCTCGGAATGAATACTTTGGTGGTAAAACCTGTAACAATTGGAGAGCGAGCTATAATTGGAGCAGGTTCTGTTGTGACCAAAGATATACCAGCCAATGAAGTTTGGGCAGGAAATCCCGCAAAATTTATAAGAAAACGGTAG
- a CDS encoding glycosyltransferase family 4 protein produces MFLIILIISIETLTMRVLITVPTKSGYGGVTNYYLGIKEYWKENVEYFYFGRKPWRNIFYPFLIIRFIIRLICFKPDIVLLNPSLGDKALKRDFIYLNICRFFRKKTSVFIHGFNFEYAKNADWKWISANLNKALCIFVLSQDFKNELIRRGIKSDIHLTSTKVPDYFISGFDLSMRQGKAENIMYSGRIEKAKGVYETVDTFSILKSQYKDLTLTFVGDGSELPMLKQYVENKKIKDVRFTGELRGEDFKKEYINADMYLFLSYTEGMPTVVLEAMIFGLPIFTRKVGGLIDFFENGKMGYISSSLDPAVFAEAMKPYIENPAKMRSVSIYNSEYAKTHFVASVVVRKFENTLKKYIEL; encoded by the coding sequence ATGTTCTTAATTATTTTAATCATATCAATTGAAACACTAACAATGAGGGTATTAATAACTGTTCCCACTAAATCCGGATATGGAGGAGTAACTAATTATTATTTAGGGATTAAAGAGTATTGGAAAGAAAATGTTGAATATTTTTATTTCGGTCGTAAGCCTTGGCGTAATATATTTTATCCATTTTTAATTATCCGTTTTATAATCCGATTGATTTGCTTTAAACCTGATATAGTACTACTTAACCCATCGCTTGGAGATAAAGCCTTAAAACGAGATTTTATATATTTAAACATTTGCCGATTTTTCAGAAAGAAAACATCCGTATTTATTCATGGTTTCAATTTCGAGTATGCTAAAAATGCAGATTGGAAATGGATAAGTGCCAATTTGAATAAGGCCTTGTGTATTTTTGTGTTATCCCAAGATTTCAAGAATGAATTGATAAGGAGGGGGATAAAATCTGATATACATCTAACTTCGACAAAAGTACCCGATTATTTTATTTCAGGTTTTGACCTTTCGATGAGACAAGGAAAAGCCGAAAACATTATGTATAGCGGGCGAATAGAAAAGGCCAAGGGTGTATATGAAACAGTCGATACATTTTCAATACTTAAGTCACAATACAAGGATCTGACATTGACCTTTGTCGGTGATGGCTCAGAACTTCCTATGTTGAAACAATATGTTGAGAATAAGAAAATAAAGGATGTCCGTTTTACTGGAGAGTTACGTGGGGAAGATTTTAAAAAGGAATACATTAACGCCGATATGTATTTGTTTCTAAGTTATACGGAAGGTATGCCAACTGTGGTTTTGGAAGCAATGATTTTCGGACTCCCTATTTTTACCAGAAAAGTGGGTGGCCTAATAGATTTCTTTGAAAATGGAAAGATGGGATATATATCAAGTTCGTTAGATCCGGCAGTTTTTGCAGAAGCAATGAAACCATATATCGAGAATCCTGCTAAAATGAGGAGTGTATCAATATATAATTCCGAATATGCGAAAACCCATTTTGTTGCATCCGTTGTTGTCCGAAAATTTGAAAATACACTAAAGAAATATATTGAGCTATGA
- a CDS encoding oligosaccharide flippase family protein: MTLSQVFKSRLLSNIWNQFLLYGFSSIIPILLIPYLLNVIGVEKYGLVNFAIIFSFYFQIFNEFGFDLSNVRHVVNNRDNQEKLGRIVSSILQCKFFLILCSLFVYILVVGLIPSLRNELTLYILAFIRLIGVVIAPYWLFRSMEDIKYITRISVPIKLLCILPIFLIVKSTDDYALVMLCYALETFVSGIVALFIAQKRYGIKLQIVSAQEVKFYLKDSIPFFSSTFLMRAYKTMNTLVLGFILGDFAVGLYTAAEKLHNAYSSFVSPLLSQIFYPYFTRIKNMGRATKMVLLLCIANTIALACIYFLSPYLIPIFIKTETASITTYFNLFLLLLAISVPADMFGFPYLGVLGKINEVNMTTIYSAIIYIIVVLVLILTHSISIGSVIWALIIANVGCLVLRLYLANKVRVGNVDKQ; the protein is encoded by the coding sequence ATGACATTAAGCCAAGTTTTCAAATCAAGATTGTTGTCAAATATTTGGAATCAGTTTCTCCTTTATGGTTTCAGTAGCATTATACCAATTCTACTAATTCCATATTTGTTGAACGTTATAGGAGTAGAAAAATACGGTCTTGTAAATTTTGCCATTATATTTAGCTTTTACTTTCAGATATTCAATGAGTTCGGTTTCGATTTATCTAATGTCAGGCATGTCGTCAATAATAGAGACAATCAAGAAAAATTGGGAAGGATAGTTTCTTCTATTCTGCAATGTAAGTTTTTTCTCATACTCTGTTCTCTATTTGTTTATATTTTAGTTGTAGGGTTGATTCCTTCACTAAGGAATGAACTCACGCTTTATATATTAGCCTTTATTCGTTTGATAGGGGTTGTCATTGCTCCCTATTGGCTTTTCCGTTCAATGGAGGACATTAAATATATAACACGTATCAGCGTGCCAATAAAGCTATTATGTATATTGCCTATTTTTTTAATCGTTAAGTCTACTGATGATTATGCATTGGTGATGTTGTGCTATGCTCTTGAAACATTTGTTTCAGGTATTGTCGCTTTATTCATTGCCCAAAAAAGATACGGGATCAAACTTCAAATAGTCTCGGCACAAGAAGTGAAATTTTATCTTAAGGATAGTATTCCGTTTTTCTCATCAACTTTTTTGATGAGAGCCTATAAAACAATGAATACCTTAGTGCTTGGCTTTATTCTTGGAGATTTTGCAGTCGGATTATATACAGCTGCGGAAAAACTTCATAATGCGTATTCATCATTTGTTTCTCCGCTTTTATCTCAGATATTTTACCCATATTTCACAAGGATAAAAAATATGGGTAGAGCGACTAAGATGGTATTGCTTTTATGTATTGCCAATACAATCGCTTTAGCTTGTATATATTTCTTATCACCGTATCTTATACCGATTTTTATTAAGACTGAAACAGCAAGTATAACCACGTATTTCAACCTATTCTTGCTTTTATTGGCGATTAGTGTGCCAGCTGACATGTTCGGTTTCCCTTATTTGGGCGTACTTGGAAAAATCAATGAGGTAAATATGACAACCATTTATTCTGCAATCATATACATCATTGTTGTCCTTGTCTTGATTCTTACTCACAGTATTAGCATAGGAAGTGTTATTTGGGCTTTGATTATAGCGAACGTGGGATGTTTGGTTTTGCGCCTATATTTAGCCAATAAAGTAAGAGTTGGTAATGTTGATAAACAATAG
- the wecC gene encoding UDP-N-acetyl-D-mannosamine dehydrogenase: MKACFMGLGYIGLPTAIIAAKHGVQVTGVDINPKVVELTNQGKLHIIEPGMEEMLQEVVKNGTLHASTKPETSDAYFMVVPTPFKGNHEPDISYVEAATRAVLPFLKEGDLYVIESTSPVGTTDKMRDLIFAERPELEGKIYIAYCPERVLPGNVIYELVHNDRVIGGMNEESTTKAIEFYSQFVQGTLHRTNCKTAEMCKLTENSSRDVQIAFANELSLICDKAGINVWELIRLANKHPRVNILQPGCGVGGHCIAIDPYFITADFPVESRIISTAREINNYKSFYCAEKVKNAMFEFELKNHCKPVVAMMGLAFKPDIDDLRESPAKYITTKVMQGCNNANILVVEPNVKEHNVFKLTDYKEAYDKADIVVFLTAHTPFKELPWKDDKVILDFCGIFKQ, encoded by the coding sequence ATGAAAGCATGTTTTATGGGCTTGGGCTATATCGGATTGCCTACAGCCATTATCGCAGCAAAGCACGGAGTACAGGTAACGGGTGTTGACATCAACCCCAAAGTTGTAGAGCTGACCAATCAAGGTAAGCTCCACATCATTGAACCGGGGATGGAAGAAATGCTGCAAGAAGTTGTGAAAAACGGGACATTGCACGCAAGCACGAAGCCGGAGACAAGTGACGCTTACTTTATGGTTGTTCCCACCCCGTTCAAAGGTAATCATGAGCCTGATATTTCGTATGTAGAGGCGGCAACTCGTGCTGTACTTCCTTTTCTCAAGGAAGGTGACTTATATGTAATTGAAAGCACATCACCCGTTGGTACGACTGATAAAATGCGTGACTTAATTTTCGCTGAGCGTCCTGAATTGGAAGGTAAAATTTATATCGCCTATTGCCCCGAGCGTGTACTTCCGGGCAATGTGATTTATGAGTTGGTACATAACGACCGTGTCATTGGCGGTATGAACGAAGAAAGTACAACAAAAGCAATCGAGTTCTACTCGCAGTTCGTACAGGGGACGCTGCATCGGACTAATTGCAAGACCGCTGAAATGTGCAAACTGACTGAGAACAGCAGTCGTGACGTGCAGATAGCTTTTGCCAATGAACTTTCATTGATTTGCGACAAGGCAGGGATTAATGTTTGGGAACTTATCAGGCTTGCCAACAAACATCCGCGCGTAAATATCCTGCAACCTGGCTGTGGAGTCGGAGGTCATTGTATTGCTATCGATCCATATTTCATTACAGCGGATTTTCCGGTTGAAAGTCGCATAATTTCTACAGCACGCGAAATCAACAATTATAAATCGTTCTATTGTGCTGAAAAAGTAAAGAACGCCATGTTTGAATTTGAACTGAAAAATCACTGTAAGCCTGTGGTAGCAATGATGGGGTTGGCATTCAAACCGGACATTGACGATTTGCGTGAATCTCCAGCAAAATATATCACAACTAAAGTAATGCAAGGATGTAATAATGCCAACATTTTAGTGGTAGAGCCAAATGTGAAAGAACATAACGTGTTCAAGTTGACAGACTATAAAGAGGCTTATGACAAAGCCGATATTGTTGTGTTCCTTACAGCCCATACACCTTTCAAAGAACTACCGTGGAAAGATGATAAAGTGATACTTGATTTCTGTGGAATATTTAAGCAATAG
- a CDS encoding tyrosine-protein phosphatase, protein MWFFKKREKQNIIKLIGFTDYHSHILPGVDDGVQTMDESLEILRLYEEQGIKSVWLTPHIMEDIPNTTAHLRDRFAELQAAYTGGVQLHLAAENMLDNLFEERLGKNDLLPLGENGDHLLVETSYFSPPMGLKNILLRIKSKGYHPVLAHPERYAYMDESDYRQLKDMGVKFQINLPSIAGMYGNRIKKKAMFLMREQAIAYIGTDIHSYSIFQKFICTSVTRNVQKLLDL, encoded by the coding sequence ATGTGGTTTTTTAAAAAAAGGGAAAAACAAAATATAATAAAGCTAATCGGTTTTACAGACTATCATTCGCATATTCTTCCGGGCGTGGATGACGGTGTACAAACGATGGACGAATCTTTGGAAATTCTACGTTTGTATGAGGAGCAAGGGATCAAATCCGTATGGCTCACACCGCACATCATGGAAGACATTCCCAATACGACTGCCCATCTTCGCGACCGTTTTGCAGAATTGCAGGCTGCTTACACAGGTGGCGTACAACTGCACCTTGCAGCGGAAAACATGCTTGACAATCTCTTTGAGGAACGGCTGGGAAAGAATGACCTGCTACCTTTAGGCGAGAATGGCGACCACCTGCTGGTGGAAACCTCTTATTTCAGTCCTCCGATGGGCTTGAAAAATATCCTGCTTCGCATCAAATCTAAAGGATACCACCCTGTTCTCGCCCATCCGGAGCGTTATGCTTATATGGATGAATCGGATTACCGACAGCTAAAAGACATGGGTGTGAAATTCCAGATTAATCTTCCATCAATAGCGGGTATGTATGGCAACCGGATTAAGAAAAAGGCCATGTTTCTTATGAGAGAACAGGCTATTGCTTATATAGGGACAGATATTCACAGTTACAGTATATTTCAAAAGTTCATTTGTACAAGCGTTACAAGAAACGTACAAAAACTGCTTGATTTATAG
- a CDS encoding GumC family protein has protein sequence MAVNQKNTKPGQPDDFLRIQDLLYLCLARWKWFVLSLAITTGVAAVYLLCTPAVYTRTASVLIKEDSKGKSVSPDLESFSEFGLFQSSTNVNNELITFQSPALMTEVVKRFRLDMNYFVPGKFHRQVAYGLTLPVDVTISDFPENESAGFTLEVQPDSTLLLSDFTRNGTELDGKDIKGRLLDSITTPLGKIIIHATPNYVKGETYTLYVGKSSLYDAVNSCSSNLSVSLNNEKASVIDLSFRDNSVQRAEDVLSMLISVYNENWVKDKNQIAISTSMFINERLGVIEQELGNVDEDISSYKSEHLLPDVQAASSMYMAQSSQTNAQILALNNQLYMTRYIRNYLSNDANRTQLLPANSGIESANIESQIAEYNKQLLQRNSLVANSSTENPLVVDMDQALASMRGAIIRSIDNQIVTLNSQIKSLRQTEQQTTSRIAANPTQAKYLLSVERQQKVKEALYLFLLQKREENELSQAFTAYNTRIVAPPHGSMLPMSPVRKNILMVACALGLLIPVVIIFICENMNTRVRGRKDLESVTVPFIGEIPLFTRKKKGIFRKKPQEVRAIVVKEGSRDIINEAFRVLRTNLEFMTGKDKASNVIIVTSFNPGSGKSFLTMNIAVSFAIKGKKVLVIDGDLRHGSASSYIDSPTKGLSDYLGGRIDNLNEIIVTNPKQKYLDILPVGTIPPNPTELLFDDRLKQVIDTVREQYEYVLIDCPPIELVADTQIIEKLADRTIFVVRAGLLELSMLAELEKIYGEKKYKNMSLILNGTEGSGGRYGYRYGYRYGYHYGYGSEYHYGSDEKYIE, from the coding sequence ATGGCCGTAAATCAAAAGAATACAAAACCGGGACAGCCGGATGATTTCCTGCGGATACAGGATCTGTTGTACCTGTGCCTCGCGAGGTGGAAGTGGTTCGTCCTGTCTTTGGCGATAACGACAGGTGTTGCTGCTGTCTATCTGCTGTGTACCCCTGCCGTATATACACGCACTGCTTCGGTGTTGATCAAGGAGGATTCCAAAGGCAAGTCGGTTTCCCCGGATCTGGAATCCTTTTCGGAGTTTGGGTTGTTCCAGTCCAGCACCAATGTAAATAACGAACTCATCACCTTTCAGTCGCCGGCTTTAATGACCGAGGTAGTTAAACGATTTCGTTTGGATATGAATTACTTCGTTCCGGGGAAATTCCACCGTCAGGTGGCCTATGGACTGACATTACCAGTGGATGTAACGATAAGTGACTTTCCTGAAAACGAATCGGCTGGGTTTACATTGGAAGTACAGCCAGACAGCACATTACTCTTATCCGACTTTACACGTAACGGGACGGAGCTCGACGGAAAGGATATAAAGGGCCGCTTGCTCGACTCCATCACTACGCCATTAGGGAAAATCATTATCCATGCAACCCCCAATTATGTGAAAGGCGAGACATACACATTGTATGTAGGTAAATCCAGTTTGTATGATGCTGTAAACTCCTGCTCGTCCAATCTGTCCGTTTCATTGAATAATGAGAAAGCGTCAGTTATCGACCTGTCATTCAGGGATAATTCTGTACAACGGGCGGAGGATGTATTGAGCATGTTGATTTCCGTTTATAATGAGAACTGGGTGAAGGACAAGAACCAGATCGCTATCAGCACCTCGATGTTCATCAACGAGCGTTTGGGCGTAATCGAACAGGAACTGGGCAACGTGGACGAGGACATTTCATCCTACAAGTCCGAACATCTGTTACCCGACGTGCAGGCGGCTTCGAGCATGTATATGGCGCAGAGCAGCCAGACGAATGCGCAGATTCTGGCTTTGAACAACCAGCTCTACATGACCCGCTACATCCGGAACTATTTGTCCAATGACGCCAACCGTACCCAACTGCTTCCGGCCAATTCCGGCATTGAAAGCGCCAATATTGAATCGCAGATTGCCGAATACAACAAACAACTGTTGCAGCGCAACAGCCTGGTTGCGAACAGTAGTACGGAAAATCCGCTGGTCGTTGATATGGATCAGGCCCTGGCATCCATGCGTGGGGCGATAATCAGGTCTATCGACAATCAGATAGTAACCTTGAATTCGCAGATAAAAAGTTTGCGGCAGACGGAGCAACAGACAACATCACGTATAGCAGCTAACCCTACACAAGCCAAATACCTGCTCTCGGTGGAACGCCAGCAGAAGGTAAAGGAGGCTCTTTATTTGTTCTTACTGCAAAAGCGTGAGGAGAACGAACTCTCACAGGCATTTACGGCCTACAATACCCGTATTGTTGCCCCGCCCCACGGTAGCATGTTGCCGATGTCACCCGTGCGCAAAAACATCTTAATGGTCGCGTGTGCTTTGGGACTGCTTATTCCGGTAGTCATTATCTTTATATGTGAGAACATGAATACCCGTGTACGGGGAAGAAAAGATCTGGAAAGCGTAACCGTACCGTTCATCGGTGAAATTCCGCTGTTCACAAGAAAGAAGAAAGGAATATTCAGAAAGAAACCACAGGAAGTCAGGGCCATTGTTGTCAAGGAGGGCAGCCGTGACATCATCAACGAGGCATTCCGTGTATTGCGTACCAACTTGGAGTTCATGACTGGCAAGGATAAGGCATCGAATGTCATCATCGTGACCTCGTTCAATCCGGGCAGCGGCAAGTCGTTCCTGACCATGAATATCGCCGTGAGCTTTGCCATTAAAGGGAAGAAAGTGTTGGTAATCGACGGTGACCTGCGTCACGGCTCTGCGTCATCCTATATCGACTCTCCTACCAAGGGGTTGAGCGACTATCTTGGCGGCAGGATTGACAATCTCAATGAAATAATTGTCACCAATCCGAAACAGAAATATCTGGACATCCTTCCTGTCGGCACCATACCTCCCAACCCCACCGAACTGTTGTTCGACGACCGGCTGAAACAGGTAATAGATACCGTAAGGGAACAATACGAATATGTGCTGATTGACTGTCCGCCCATCGAACTGGTGGCCGACACGCAGATAATCGAGAAGCTGGCTGACCGTACTATTTTCGTGGTTCGTGCAGGATTGCTTGAACTGAGTATGCTTGCTGAACTGGAGAAAATCTACGGGGAGAAAAAATACAAGAACATGTCCCTGATCCTGAATGGAACCGAGGGAAGCGGTGGTCGCTACGGATACCGTTATGGCTATCGGTATGGTTATCACTATGGTTACGGTTCGGAATATCACTATGGTTCCGATGAAAAATATATAGAGTAA
- a CDS encoding polysaccharide biosynthesis/export family protein, whose product MKIRYILLLLTVASLLGSCAAPKVAYFTDLKPGMAEQVLNPLEIRVRPEDKISILVNSKDPLLMDLFNLPIISRQIGIRSEASNNQGMSGYTINKDGNIDFPVLGHIHVAGMTREEIALCIKEELISKNLVKDPVVTVEFMNLTVSVLGEVANPGRFNIDKDRLTLLDALSMAGDLTVYGKRENVLVQREENGKKTLYRVNLNSGYDLYASPVYYLQQNDIVYVEPNSVRARQSTVNGNNVRSTSFWLSLASLLTTITVLIVK is encoded by the coding sequence ATGAAAATCAGATACATTTTACTCTTATTGACCGTGGCTTCCCTGCTAGGATCATGTGCCGCGCCGAAAGTCGCTTATTTTACGGACCTGAAACCGGGTATGGCAGAGCAGGTTCTTAATCCATTGGAAATCAGGGTACGTCCCGAAGACAAGATTTCCATATTGGTCAACAGCAAAGACCCTTTGTTGATGGACCTTTTCAACCTTCCGATTATATCCCGACAAATCGGTATAAGATCAGAAGCATCCAACAATCAAGGAATGTCAGGATACACGATAAACAAGGATGGAAATATCGATTTTCCCGTGCTGGGGCATATCCATGTGGCGGGAATGACACGCGAGGAGATTGCCTTGTGCATAAAAGAAGAGTTGATCTCGAAAAACCTCGTAAAAGATCCGGTAGTAACAGTGGAATTCATGAACCTGACCGTTTCCGTGTTGGGTGAGGTCGCCAACCCCGGACGTTTCAATATCGACAAGGACAGGCTGACGCTCCTGGACGCTTTAAGCATGGCCGGGGACCTTACCGTCTACGGGAAACGGGAGAACGTGCTGGTACAGCGGGAGGAAAACGGCAAAAAGACCCTGTACCGGGTCAATCTGAATTCGGGATATGACCTTTATGCTTCTCCCGTGTACTACCTGCAACAGAACGATATTGTTTATGTCGAACCTAACTCGGTCAGGGCAAGACAATCGACAGTCAATGGGAACAACGTGCGGTCTACCTCTTTTTGGTTATCGTTGGCCTCGCTGCTGACCACCATTACCGTGTTGATCGTGAAATAA